One region of Moraxella sp. ZY210820 genomic DNA includes:
- the lpxC gene encoding UDP-3-O-acyl-N-acetylglucosamine deacetylase, with the protein MLKQRTLQQIAEIQGVGLHSGQTVRMRFLPNDVDNGIIFRRVDLNPTVDIPAQALLIQEAFMCSNLVQDDVKVGTIEHVMSAVSALGIDNLIIEVDASELVIADGSAKPFIDLFLQTGLVEQQASKKFIKIIEPVAIQIEDKTASFTPYDGFLVNFKIDFQHPVFKPEYQFYSFDLHSQDYIEQISSARTFGFLRDLEMLQSKNLALGAGLHNAIGLDDEKVLNPEGLRFENEFVRHKILDAIGDLSLLGCQILAKFDGYKAGHAVNNALLRAVLANPNCYEIVTFDDIKKCPIHYLTV; encoded by the coding sequence ATGCTAAAACAACGTACACTACAACAAATTGCTGAAATACAAGGTGTGGGTTTGCATAGTGGGCAAACTGTGCGTATGCGATTTTTACCAAATGATGTTGATAATGGTATCATTTTTCGCCGTGTAGATTTAAATCCTACAGTTGATATTCCTGCTCAAGCATTATTAATTCAAGAAGCCTTTATGTGTTCAAATTTAGTACAAGACGATGTTAAAGTAGGTACGATTGAACACGTCATGAGTGCAGTTTCGGCATTGGGCATTGATAATTTAATTATAGAAGTGGATGCATCAGAATTAGTGATTGCTGATGGTAGTGCTAAACCATTTATTGATTTATTCTTACAAACGGGTTTGGTGGAACAGCAGGCGAGTAAGAAATTTATTAAAATTATTGAGCCTGTAGCTATTCAAATTGAAGATAAAACAGCAAGTTTTACACCGTATGATGGCTTTTTAGTGAACTTTAAAATTGATTTTCAGCACCCAGTATTTAAACCAGAATATCAATTTTATTCCTTTGATTTGCATTCACAAGATTATATCGAACAAATTTCCTCTGCTCGCACCTTTGGATTTTTACGAGATTTAGAAATGTTACAATCAAAAAATCTTGCTTTAGGAGCAGGTTTGCATAATGCAATTGGTTTAGATGATGAAAAAGTACTTAATCCTGAAGGTTTACGTTTTGAAAATGAGTTTGTTCGCCATAAAATTTTAGATGCAATTGGTGATTTATCATTGTTAGGTTGTCAAATTTTAGCCAAATTTGATGGTTATAAAGCAGGTCATGCAGTCAATAATGCGTTATTACGTGCAGTTTTAGCCAATCCAAATTGCTATGAAATTGTAACATTTGATGACATAAAAAAATGTCCAATTCACTATCTTACTGTTTAA
- the ftsZ gene encoding cell division protein FtsZ encodes MSTFAFLDENGTSDGNARITVLGVGGGGGNAIQHMLMSNITGVKFVCANTDRQALERVDTENKIQLGEQSTRGLGAGANPEVGKISAEESLQEIKSYLEGTDMLFVTAGMGGGTGTGAAPVIAKLAKEMGILTVGVVTTPFSFEGKKRLLAAEKGIEALEENVDSLIVIPNQRLLKVYRNITMADAYKKVDDVLLNSVRNIFDLIIRPGYINLDFADLQTAMSSRGYAMMGAGLGRGDDRARQAAEQAIRSPLLEGVTSMDAKSLIINITSGEDPEYCATLEEVEEITAIANQIANLDEGNIFFGTAFDPELRDEIRVTIVATGLERSKLADEPRRTTTVTSRPAITPVAHTSAPEKPAVANTGADLSDAPSVTLVMDTPPAPEPEIPVQQPTRLSIGDFLKNRQK; translated from the coding sequence ATGTCTACTTTTGCATTTTTAGATGAAAATGGCACAAGTGATGGTAATGCACGTATCACTGTATTAGGTGTTGGTGGTGGTGGTGGTAATGCTATCCAGCATATGCTGATGTCGAATATTACAGGCGTAAAATTTGTCTGTGCTAATACTGACCGTCAAGCCCTTGAACGAGTTGATACAGAAAATAAAATTCAACTTGGCGAACAAAGTACCCGTGGTTTAGGTGCTGGTGCAAACCCTGAAGTGGGTAAAATTTCAGCAGAAGAAAGTTTGCAAGAAATTAAATCTTATTTAGAAGGCACAGATATGCTATTTGTTACTGCTGGTATGGGCGGTGGTACAGGTACAGGTGCAGCTCCTGTCATTGCTAAACTTGCTAAAGAAATGGGCATTTTAACGGTAGGTGTTGTAACCACACCATTTAGTTTTGAAGGGAAAAAGCGTTTATTAGCGGCAGAAAAAGGCATTGAAGCTTTAGAAGAAAATGTAGATTCTTTAATTGTTATTCCAAACCAACGCTTATTAAAAGTGTATCGTAATATTACAATGGCAGATGCCTACAAAAAAGTAGATGATGTCTTATTAAATTCTGTACGCAACATTTTTGATTTGATTATTCGCCCTGGTTATATCAACCTTGACTTTGCTGATTTACAAACAGCGATGAGTAGTCGTGGTTATGCGATGATGGGTGCTGGTTTAGGTCGTGGTGATGACCGTGCAAGACAAGCAGCGGAACAAGCGATTCGTAGTCCATTACTTGAGGGTGTTACCAGTATGGATGCGAAAAGTCTTATTATTAACATTACCAGTGGTGAAGATCCAGAGTATTGTGCAACACTTGAAGAAGTGGAAGAAATTACAGCCATTGCTAACCAAATTGCTAACCTTGATGAAGGTAATATTTTCTTTGGTACAGCATTTGACCCCGAATTGCGTGATGAAATCCGTGTAACGATTGTAGCGACAGGTTTAGAGCGTAGTAAATTGGCTGATGAACCACGCCGTACAACGACAGTAACATCCCGTCCTGCGATTACACCTGTAGCACATACATCGGCACCTGAAAAACCTGCTGTTGCCAATACAGGTGCTGATTTATCAGATGCACCATCAGTAACTTTAGTGATGGACACGCCACCTGCACCAGAGCCAGAAATTCCAGTACAGCAACCAACTCGTTTATCAATTGGTGATTTCTTAAAAAATCGTCAAAAATAA
- the ftsA gene encoding cell division protein FtsA codes for MTLSGTSSVVAIDIGSTRVSVIIARIQDQHTLDVIGMSHVTHTSMKKGKVTDLGLLTDAIKQAVAEAEEIARCRVHQAWVSIPSDELYCTVDDATIAISSPTISTSDMVAVRDIAKNKSSKPNYYVTNAIPLAYYLDGSTDAVLDPVGMVANELQAYYHFIMMPVNTMQNIRQALKNANIQVSQIVVAPLATATSCLLDDEKREGVCLLDIGADMTNLLVYLDEKLILVHHLAVGGELVTQDIQQTFQVSYEEANKLKLKYGTLDQKNVKPEKMIKLKQLNGEYKTISHADLVEVIVARYRYILRQAYRALHHNHVGILPRGVVLTGGASTIEHIVAVAKEELHQAIHLANRHEHVVHREPAQQALLATPDYQTAVGLAVFSQTDTTSTEEPISEVPQDFWSKMARLWHKFVQAFKKLM; via the coding sequence ATGACATTAAGCGGTACATCGTCAGTTGTTGCAATTGATATCGGAAGCACTCGTGTCTCTGTGATTATTGCACGCATCCAAGATCAACATACGCTTGATGTTATTGGTATGTCTCATGTTACTCATACTAGCATGAAAAAGGGTAAAGTTACTGATTTAGGTTTATTGACTGATGCAATTAAACAAGCAGTTGCAGAAGCAGAAGAAATAGCACGTTGCCGTGTCCATCAGGCGTGGGTGTCTATCCCAAGTGATGAGTTGTATTGTACGGTTGATGATGCAACTATTGCTATTTCATCACCAACCATTAGTACGTCTGATATGGTAGCTGTGCGTGATATTGCTAAAAATAAAAGTAGTAAACCCAATTATTATGTGACCAATGCTATTCCCTTAGCTTATTATTTAGATGGCTCGACTGATGCAGTACTTGACCCAGTTGGCATGGTAGCAAATGAATTACAGGCGTATTATCATTTTATTATGATGCCTGTAAATACCATGCAAAATATTCGTCAAGCACTTAAGAATGCCAATATTCAAGTCAGTCAAATTGTGGTTGCACCTTTGGCGACAGCAACCAGTTGTTTATTGGACGATGAAAAACGTGAAGGTGTCTGCCTATTAGATATTGGTGCAGATATGACCAATCTTTTAGTATATTTAGATGAGAAATTAATTTTAGTTCATCATTTAGCGGTTGGTGGTGAGTTAGTAACACAAGATATTCAACAAACATTCCAAGTATCGTATGAAGAAGCGAATAAATTAAAATTAAAATATGGTACACTTGACCAAAAGAATGTAAAACCTGAAAAAATGATTAAGCTTAAACAGCTTAATGGTGAATATAAAACCATCAGTCATGCTGATTTAGTTGAAGTGATTGTCGCACGTTATCGTTATATTTTACGTCAGGCTTATCGTGCATTACATCATAATCATGTAGGTATTTTGCCCCGTGGTGTGGTTTTAACGGGTGGAGCAAGTACCATTGAGCATATTGTGGCGGTGGCAAAAGAAGAGTTACACCAAGCGATTCATTTGGCAAATCGCCATGAGCATGTGGTACATCGTGAACCTGCTCAACAAGCCTTATTAGCAACACCTGATTATCAAACTGCTGTAGGGTTGGCGGTGTTTAGTCAGACAGATACAACATCGACTGAAGAGCCAATCAGCGAAGTTCCGCAAGATTTTTGGTCAAAAATGGCACGTTTATGGCATAAATTTGTGCAGGCATTTAAAAAATTGATGTAA
- a CDS encoding cell division protein FtsQ/DivIB: protein MFKLRKRSEENQAISTFEEIEIQQQQNTKSLLNWLFVVVSVLLFFLSIYAFTKMFERGKHIQYQVLGAPTAQAKQNLEQQIQDLQQSHYLTADMMQIRDTVLKQQWVDEVVVSRLWPNQITVKVTPRQAVARWGKAGRWVNEQGEIFSLYQENPNHRLVTLSGPNDQAKQIMQIYRDVDQLFKPIDIRLVDVHLTDRMTWLLQFDSGLRIVVDQDNTMLKLQQLSTIARRDLKPIWSRIAGFDLRYRDGLAIQWKTGQAVPVSKGKFLIPSS from the coding sequence ATGTTTAAACTCCGCAAGCGTTCTGAAGAAAATCAAGCGATTAGTACGTTTGAAGAAATTGAAATTCAGCAACAGCAAAATACAAAAAGTCTATTAAATTGGCTTTTTGTGGTGGTGAGTGTGCTTTTATTTTTCTTGAGTATTTATGCTTTTACTAAAATGTTTGAACGTGGTAAGCATATTCAATATCAAGTGTTGGGTGCTCCCACAGCTCAGGCAAAACAAAACTTAGAACAACAAATCCAAGATTTACAACAATCACATTATCTTACAGCAGATATGATGCAAATCCGTGATACGGTACTCAAACAACAATGGGTTGATGAAGTGGTAGTATCACGGTTATGGCCAAATCAAATTACGGTTAAAGTGACTCCACGCCAAGCAGTTGCACGTTGGGGTAAGGCTGGACGTTGGGTAAATGAGCAGGGTGAGATTTTTAGTTTATATCAAGAAAATCCTAATCATCGCTTAGTCACTTTATCTGGACCAAATGATCAAGCTAAGCAAATTATGCAAATTTATCGTGATGTTGATCAGTTATTTAAACCGATAGATATTCGTTTGGTTGATGTACATTTAACCGACCGTATGACGTGGTTATTACAATTTGACAGTGGTTTGCGTATTGTGGTCGATCAAGATAATACTATGCTGAAACTGCAACAATTAAGCACCATTGCACGCCGTGATTTAAAACCAATATGGTCGCGTATAGCAGGCTTTGATTTACGTTATCGTGATGGTTTGGCAATTCAGTGGAAAACAGGGCAAGCAGTCCCCGTTAGTAAGGGGAAATTTTTAATTCCGTCATCATGA
- a CDS encoding D-alanine--D-alanine ligase, producing the protein MSNVEQFGKVAVLFGGISAEREVSLNSGQAVLDSLLRSGVNAEKFDPKERSITELVHYDRAFIVLHGRGGEDGAIQGVLEWLNIPYTGTGVQGSAIGMDKVKTKQVWAGYQLPTAPYKIVNAQINVADVIAEIGLPFIIKPVHEGSSIGMSKVEKSEDFAQAFAKATAHDAVVMAEKWITGKEYTIVILNGKALPVISLQPPKEVAFYDFEAKYKRNDTQYGIPCGLSADDEQRLQALALEAFQVVGAEGWGRVDAMRDEQGNFWLLEVNTVPGMTDHSLVPKAANAVGYSFDELCVQILSQTLNK; encoded by the coding sequence GTGTCAAATGTAGAACAATTTGGTAAAGTTGCGGTTTTATTTGGTGGTATTTCTGCTGAACGTGAGGTCTCACTCAATAGTGGACAAGCGGTATTAGATTCATTATTACGCTCTGGAGTAAATGCGGAAAAATTTGACCCGAAAGAGCGTTCGATTACTGAATTAGTCCATTATGACCGTGCATTTATTGTATTACATGGTCGTGGTGGCGAAGATGGTGCGATTCAAGGCGTATTGGAATGGTTAAATATTCCATATACAGGTACAGGTGTACAAGGCTCTGCTATTGGTATGGATAAAGTGAAAACCAAACAAGTATGGGCAGGTTATCAATTACCAACAGCACCTTATAAAATCGTCAATGCACAAATAAATGTGGCTGATGTGATTGCAGAAATTGGCTTGCCATTTATTATCAAACCTGTACATGAAGGCTCAAGTATTGGTATGAGTAAAGTCGAAAAATCGGAAGATTTTGCACAAGCCTTTGCGAAAGCAACAGCACATGATGCGGTGGTTATGGCAGAAAAATGGATTACAGGTAAAGAATATACCATCGTGATTTTAAATGGTAAGGCGTTGCCTGTGATTAGTTTACAACCACCAAAAGAAGTGGCATTCTACGATTTTGAAGCGAAATATAAACGTAACGATACACAATATGGTATTCCGTGTGGTTTAAGTGCTGATGATGAACAACGCTTACAAGCATTAGCCTTAGAAGCATTCCAAGTAGTTGGAGCTGAAGGTTGGGGACGTGTTGATGCTATGCGAGATGAGCAAGGCAATTTCTGGTTATTAGAAGTGAATACTGTACCGGGAATGACCGATCATTCACTTGTACCAAAAGCAGCGAATGCGGTGGGCTATAGCTTTGATGAATTGTGTGTGCAAATTTTATCGCAAACACTCAATAAATAA